Proteins encoded in a region of the Campylobacter showae CSUNSWCD genome:
- a CDS encoding HP0495 family protein, giving the protein MATTCDLNKEPEIIYPNFWEYKIIVLDSENAQAIVQGVVGERQHKITPSKSSKEGKYKGYNLSVLVNSNQERLEIFSALRRVCKYVL; this is encoded by the coding sequence GTGGCGACTACGTGCGATCTAAATAAAGAACCAGAAATCATCTATCCAAATTTCTGGGAATACAAAATCATCGTGCTTGATAGTGAAAACGCGCAAGCTATCGTGCAGGGCGTCGTAGGCGAGAGGCAACACAAGATAACGCCGTCAAAATCGAGCAAAGAGGGCAAATACAAAGGCTACAATCTAAGCGTTTTGGTTAATTCTAACCAGGAGCGATTAGAAATTTTTTCCGCGCTAAGACGCGTTTGCAAATACGTACTATAA